The Miltoncostaea marina DNA window CCGAGCAGCCCGGTGACCGCCCCGCGCGGGACGTCGAGCGACAGGTCGGGCAGCACCGTGCGCCCGCCGCGGACGACCCGCAGTCCGCGCACCTCCACCGCGTGCATGACGCCTCCTCCTCCATGCGAGTGATCGCTCACTTCGTATTGCCCGGAGAGTAGTGAGTGACTGCTAACATCGCAACCATGAGCGCGGCCGACGACCAGGCACCCGCGCGGCGGGCCCGCATGCCCGGCGCGGAGCGCCGCTCGGCGATCCTCGCCGCGGCCCGCGCCGAGTTCGCCCGCCACGGCTTCCACGGCGCGGGCACGGCCGCGATCGCGCGGGCGGCCGGCTGCTCCGAGGCCATCCTCTACCGCCACTTCGCCTCGAAGAAGGCCCTGCTGCTGGCCGTGCTGCGCGAGGAGATCGGCGCCCGGGTGGGCGCCTCGCGGGCGCTGGCGCCGCCCCCGGGCGCCGACCCCGTCGCGGCGCTGCCGGCCGCGCTCGCCGGGCGGCTCGCCGAGGAGGAGTTCGCCACCACCGCCCGGCTGGTGCTGCTCGCGATCTCGATGACGGGCGACCCCGAGGTGGGCGGGGCGGTGCGGGAGGTGTTCGACTCGGTGCGCGCCCCGCTGCGCGCGGCGCTCGACGCCGGACAGGCGGCGGGCGCGGTGCGCGACGACGTCGACGCCGGGCTGCTGACCTGGATCTGGCACGGCCTCTTCCTCGTGGCGGCGGTGCGCGACGCCGTGGCGCGGGACGGCGTCGCGGCCGAGGCGGTGGCCGCCGCGGAGGCCCTGGCGCGGCTGCTGCGCCCCCCCGCCGCCGGCGCCTAGCGACACCGCGCGCCGCTGCGCTCATCCGCGGGCGCGCGCGGGCCGATCCCCTCCATCGTGGATCCGCTCCTCGACCTGGTCCTGCCCATGGGCACCGGCGGCGTGCCGCGCCTCGGCAAGCGCGCCCTGATCGCCCTGTCGCACGCGATGGAGGACCGCGGCGTGGAGGCCGGCAACCGGCCGCCGCTGATCTTCGGCGGCTTCCAGCGGGCCCGCTTCTTCGCCCACGACCGCCGCCGCTACGAGCAGCTCGCCCGGTGGAGCGCGGTGACCGTCGTCGCCGCGGGGGGCCTGTCCCCGCGGGGGGACGGCCCGGTCGCCGCGATCGGCGTCGGCCCGTCGGACCCGTTCTGGCGCGACTGGGTGCTGCTGGTCTACGGCGGCGGCGGGCAGGCGGCGCTGCTGGTGGCGCGCGACGACGAGGGCGACGTCGTCGAGGATCTGCCGACCCGCGACCGCCGCTGCGCCGCCGGCTGGACGTACGACCCGCGGGCCGCGCTCCGGGCCGCGTGGTGGGTGGCCGACTACCTGCGCGGCCACGACGCCGCCCTCGCCGCCCGCTGGACCGCCGCGCTCGCCGGGCTGCCGCCGCCCGACCGCGGCGCCGACGCGGCGCTCACGGCGCTGAGCGGCCGGCTGGTGGAGGCGATGCAGCGCGAGATCGCCCGCGAGCAGCGCGACGCCCGCCGGCTGGAGGAGTCGTTCACGGCGACCATCCACGCGCTGGCCACCGCCGCCGAGGCGCGCGACGGCGCGACGGACGCCCACCTCACCCGCGTGGCCGAGGGCGCCGTGGAGCTCGGCCGGGCGCTCGGCATGCGGGCGCGCGAGCTCGAGACGCTGCGCTCGGGCGCCCGCCTGCACGACGTCGGCAGGATCGGCGTCGCCGACGCCGTGCTGGGCAAGCCCGGGCGGCTGACCGACGAGGAGATGGCCGAGATGCGCCGCCACGCCGACATCGGGGCGGGCATCGTGGGCGAGGTGCCCGGGCTGCGCCCGTGCGTGCCGGTCGTCCGCCACCACCACGAGCGCTGGGACGGCCGGGGCTACCCCGACGGCCTGGCCGGCGAGGACATTCCGCTCGCCGCCCGCGTGGTGGCCGTCGTCGACGCGTACGACGCCATGACCAGCGACCGGCCCCACCGCCGTGGCATGGACGCGCGCGAGGCGCTCGCCCGCGTGGCCGCCGACCGCGGCCGCCAGTTCTGCCCGCGCTGCACCGACGCCTTCCTCGTTCTGATGGCCGCGCGCGGGCTCGCGCCGGCCGTGCCGGTCACGGCCTGAGGACGGCCGCCTCCGGGCGGGTGCCGCCCACCCACTCGACGAGGTCGTGGAGGCGGTGGGCCCAGAACAGGGTCAGCCCGCGGGCCTGCGCGCTCGCCAGGTTGGCCGGCTTGAAGACGCCCGACAGCACCGCGGCCGGCACCACCTGGTCCTCGCCGAACGCCTTCAGCCAGCCGACCGCCTTCACGGCGGCGTCGTTGTTGACCCGCTTGAAGGAGTTGGTCATCGAGTTGGACACCTTGCACTCGAGCGGCATGCGCCGCCGGTCCCAGAGGCCCACCACCAGGTCGGCCTTGCGGCCGCCGAAGTCGACCTCGGCGCAGAACTCGCCCGGCCCGGGCGCATCCTCGAGGGTGCGTATGGCGCGCGGGGCCTCCACCCGGCGGAAGCCGGCGGCGAGCAGCGCGTCGGCGACGGCGCCCTCCTGGCCGAGCTTGGCCTCGGTGCGCCGCAGCGTGCGCGTGCGCTCGGTGGCCATCAGCACGGCGGTCGCCAGCACGGCGGCCCCGCGCTCGGCCTCGCCGGGCTCGCGGCCCTCGGCCACCCAGGGGAACCGCCGCCGGTCGATGCCGAGCAGCACGCTGTCGACGATGCGGGCCGCGGCCTCCGGGTCGGCCCGCAGACGGGTGGGCGCCAGCGTGGTGCGCGCGATCACCCGCAGGTCGTCGACCGAGATGAACGGCCCGGCCGTGAAGCGCAGCGCCTCGAGCAGCGCCGGCTCGGTGACCACCTCCATGGCGCGCTCCTGCAGCTGGGCGAGGTCGACCGTCAGCTCGATGAGCTCCTCCACCGTGCCGAGGCACTCGTCCAGGTGGCCGAGGTACTGCTCGAGCGGCTCGCCCTCCCGCTCGCGCCGGAAGCTCTCGACCGCCGCGGCGGCGTCGCCCTCCAGCCGTTCGGTGCTCCAGCGCGGCGGCGGCGTGAAGTGGCCGGTCACGCCGCGTGCTCGAGGGCGAAGGGGTCGGGGATCGCCAGGCGCTCCATCTCCCGCGGCTCGAACTTGGTGAGCCCGCCGGCGTAGGTGCGTCCGTCCTCCACGCTGACCGTACGGCGCAGCGCCGCAACGAGGCGCTCGACCACCTCGTCCGGCAGCTCCACGCGCGGGTAGAGGCCGTGCGCGATGTTGATGTGGCGGGCGCCGGCCAGGTTGCGGGTGAAGGCCGGCGGGCGGCGGGCCATGTAGGTGGCGAGGATCGGCGCGGCCGAGCGCAGGCCCACCGACCACCACGCCCGCCGAGCGCGGGCGATGTAGCCGTCGTGGGCGCCGTCGCGGCGCGCCCGGCGCAGGAAACGCTCCACGCGCCGGCGCTCGGCGGCGTCGAGGCGGTCGAGGTCGGCGGGCAGGTCGACCACCAGCCGCAGGTGGTCCGTGCGCTCGAGCCGCGGGCCGGCGTCGAAGATCTCGCGGGCGCGGGTGACGGCGGGGAAGAGGACCGCCTCGGGCAGGTCGGCCTGCCCGGGCCGCACCACCCAGGTGGCGTTGCGCCCGGTGACGGCCCCCCGGTGGACGCGGCAGAGGTCGCCCAGCTCCACGTGCCCCGGGGGCACGGCGCGCGCGGCGCGCGTGAGCGGGCTCCAGCGGCGCGCCTCGGCGAGGCGCTCGGCGGCCACCGGCACGCCGCCGGTCAGGGCGCCGAGCTCGCCCACGCTCGCCACCCGGCGCAGGCGCAGCGGCCCGCGGCGCCGGCCGACGTGGAAGCAGGTGATCGCCGCGGTCACGGCGGCGTCCTCGAAGGGCGTGGCCGTGGGCTCGACCACGTGCACGGCCTCGCCGCCGAGCGGGCCCAGCAGCAGCTCGCGCACCAGGCGGCCGTAGTTCGTGTCGAGCCACTCGGAGGAGGTGATGAACGCGCCGCCGTCGCCCGGGCGCCCCCGCACGGCGGTCGCCAGGAAGAAGTGCACGTGCAGGCCCGCCAGGCGGCTCGCCTCCAGCCCGTGCGCCCGCGCGGTGAGCGCCAGCCACTCCTTCCAGCCCGCCGGGATCTGGTGGTGGCGCACGTAGGGCGGGTTGCCGAGGAACAGCGTGCGCCCGCCGGCGTCGCCCAGGTCGGCGGTGCGGTAGTCGGCGGCCACGACCCGCGCCCGGCCGGCGAGCCCGGCCGCCGCCAGGTGGGCGCGGCACGCGAGCGCGGCGAGCGGGTCGCGCTCCACCGCCACGACGCGGGCCCGCGGCATGGCGCGGGCGGCCGCCACGGCGAAGCGGCCGGAGCCCGCGCCTGGGTCGACCACCCGCTCTGGCCGCGCGCCCGCCGCCGCCCAACGCACCATCGACTCCACGATCGGCGCGGGGGTGTAGGTCGCCCCGTCGGGCCGTCGCCGCTCCGGTCCGCGCAGGCGGCAGAACGCCTCGCCGAGGGGGTCGTCGCCGGCGGCGATCGCGGCGCGCAGGGCGGCCGTCGCGCCTCGCGACGGCGCCGGGGCGGGGCAGGCGCGGGCGAGCGCGTCCTCCTCGTCCGACCAGCCGGGCACCTCGGCCGCGCCGAGCGCGACGGCGGCCGCCACGAGCGCGGCCTCATCCGGGATCGCGATCTCGTGCGGGGCGGTCACGCCCCGGAGGGTATGGCCGGGCGCGGACGGCCCCGGCCGACATAGACTCGCGCCCCGGCGGCGAGGCGGAGGCGGGTCGCATGCGGTGGCGACGGGGCTCGGGCGGGGGCGACGTCGAAGACCTGCGCGGCCGCGGGGGGATCCCCGGCGGGCGGGTCGGCGGCGGCCTCGGCGGCCTGGGCCTGGTCGGGATCGTCGTCGCCCTGCTGGTGACCTTCCTCGGCGGCGGCGGCGGCGCGTTCAGCCCGGACGCGAGCCTGGACGGCTTCCCCACCGCGCCGGCCGCCCCCCAGGGCTCCATGGCGGCGGGCGCGCCCGACCCCGACGAGGAGCTGGTGGGCTTCGTCACCTTCGTGGTCGGCGACGTGCAGGACTCGTGGGAGCGGTCCTTCGCGAGGGCCGGTCGCCCCTACGACCGCACGCGCCTGCGCCTCTTCACCGGCGGCGTGCGCACCGGCTGCGGCGCCGCATCGTCGGCGACCGGGCCGTTCTACTGCCCGGCCGACCGCGGCGTGTACCTCGACCTGGCCTTCTTCCGGGAGCTGCGCGACCG harbors:
- a CDS encoding TetR/AcrR family transcriptional regulator — translated: MSAADDQAPARRARMPGAERRSAILAAARAEFARHGFHGAGTAAIARAAGCSEAILYRHFASKKALLLAVLREEIGARVGASRALAPPPGADPVAALPAALAGRLAEEEFATTARLVLLAISMTGDPEVGGAVREVFDSVRAPLRAALDAGQAAGAVRDDVDAGLLTWIWHGLFLVAAVRDAVARDGVAAEAVAAAEALARLLRPPAAGA
- the ypfJ gene encoding KPN_02809 family neutral zinc metallopeptidase; protein product: MRWRRGSGGGDVEDLRGRGGIPGGRVGGGLGGLGLVGIVVALLVTFLGGGGGAFSPDASLDGFPTAPAAPQGSMAAGAPDPDEELVGFVTFVVGDVQDSWERSFARAGRPYDRTRLRLFTGGVRTGCGAASSATGPFYCPADRGVYLDLAFFRELRDRFGAPGDFAQAYVIAHEFGHHVQNVLGIMPQVSREQARDPGRANELSVRLELQADCLAGIWGRSAYDAGRLEEGDLQEGLAAASAVGDDRIQAQAGGGVDPDAFTHGTSEQRARWFLRGFEGGELAACDTFSGAV
- a CDS encoding XamI family restriction endonuclease, giving the protein MTGHFTPPPRWSTERLEGDAAAAVESFRREREGEPLEQYLGHLDECLGTVEELIELTVDLAQLQERAMEVVTEPALLEALRFTAGPFISVDDLRVIARTTLAPTRLRADPEAAARIVDSVLLGIDRRRFPWVAEGREPGEAERGAAVLATAVLMATERTRTLRRTEAKLGQEGAVADALLAAGFRRVEAPRAIRTLEDAPGPGEFCAEVDFGGRKADLVVGLWDRRRMPLECKVSNSMTNSFKRVNNDAAVKAVGWLKAFGEDQVVPAAVLSGVFKPANLASAQARGLTLFWAHRLHDLVEWVGGTRPEAAVLRP
- a CDS encoding HD domain-containing phosphohydrolase gives rise to the protein MDPLLDLVLPMGTGGVPRLGKRALIALSHAMEDRGVEAGNRPPLIFGGFQRARFFAHDRRRYEQLARWSAVTVVAAGGLSPRGDGPVAAIGVGPSDPFWRDWVLLVYGGGGQAALLVARDDEGDVVEDLPTRDRRCAAGWTYDPRAALRAAWWVADYLRGHDAALAARWTAALAGLPPPDRGADAALTALSGRLVEAMQREIAREQRDARRLEESFTATIHALATAAEARDGATDAHLTRVAEGAVELGRALGMRARELETLRSGARLHDVGRIGVADAVLGKPGRLTDEEMAEMRRHADIGAGIVGEVPGLRPCVPVVRHHHERWDGRGYPDGLAGEDIPLAARVVAVVDAYDAMTSDRPHRRGMDAREALARVAADRGRQFCPRCTDAFLVLMAARGLAPAVPVTA
- a CDS encoding methyltransferase, which produces MTAPHEIAIPDEAALVAAAVALGAAEVPGWSDEEDALARACPAPAPSRGATAALRAAIAAGDDPLGEAFCRLRGPERRRPDGATYTPAPIVESMVRWAAAGARPERVVDPGAGSGRFAVAAARAMPRARVVAVERDPLAALACRAHLAAAGLAGRARVVAADYRTADLGDAGGRTLFLGNPPYVRHHQIPAGWKEWLALTARAHGLEASRLAGLHVHFFLATAVRGRPGDGGAFITSSEWLDTNYGRLVRELLLGPLGGEAVHVVEPTATPFEDAAVTAAITCFHVGRRRGPLRLRRVASVGELGALTGGVPVAAERLAEARRWSPLTRAARAVPPGHVELGDLCRVHRGAVTGRNATWVVRPGQADLPEAVLFPAVTRAREIFDAGPRLERTDHLRLVVDLPADLDRLDAAERRRVERFLRRARRDGAHDGYIARARRAWWSVGLRSAAPILATYMARRPPAFTRNLAGARHINIAHGLYPRVELPDEVVERLVAALRRTVSVEDGRTYAGGLTKFEPREMERLAIPDPFALEHAA